Genomic DNA from Shouchella patagoniensis:
TAGAAAGATGCGCCGAGGAAACTTTATTGTCGACAGGAAACACATTTTTTATGTACACTTAATTTAGTTCTCAATAAAGTTTCTTCTTCGAACCACTGTTTTCAGGTAGACAGTGGTTCACTTTGTGTTTTTATTAGAATAGAAGGGCTCAATTATTAAGCCTCAAAAAAGCATTCTCTTATGAAAGCGTTCTGTATACATTCTTACGATTGTTTTCATTTAATAACAGTTCGCTCATAAAAACATTAAAAACCACGGAAACGTCTAAACTGACGTCCCATGGCTTTGATGAAGCAGGCTAATGAATTACACTTTAGCAGACCAAAGTTCTATTTCTATTTTTATCTCAGGTAAACCTAATTCTGAGAGATATCCTATAGTCATAGCAGGGTAATCATCACTAAACAATTTTCCCCACTCTAATTAAAAGAAATCCCAATCAATTTGCTCTGTAGCCCAAACATTCACCTTTATAATCGTGTCGCTACCCAATTGTTCAGAGTTTAATACAGCTTTTATATTCGTGAATGTATTCTTGACTTGCTCATTAAATTCTTCTGGAAACGTTCCATTTTCTCCTACACCAACTTGACCGGAAGTTACATATAACTCTGCATTCCTTGGAATTTTCGTAATATGAGTGTAATTTCCGACTGGAGCTGGTACAGACGATGGGTTTTTCCTTGTGATTTTTTCGTTTTCCATTTTTTTACCTCGTCATTTTTAGATTTACTGCAGTTTTTCTAGATAACCAATTTTTAGACACACTTCACCCTTGGAAGCTTTTCTAGAAAAAAACAGCAGTGGAGTATCCATATCCTAAAGCTAAAAATGCAAGTGATTTCTTCTTCATGATTAAACACCCCTCTCTCTTGCTATGACGAAGTTTTCTTATTTTTATTATAAATAGTGCTAGACTTTATGTCTAGTTTTAAGACTGACACGGTCTTACCTTTTACTTGATATGTGTTCACTGGGCCATTACAGTTTCACAAAAGAGACACCAACAGCTTCGCGAAAAAAATTATTGGTGTCTCTTAAAAAGAAGTAATCACCAGACTCCAAACACTTTTTAGGCAATACCGCACTCAATTGGTTTGAGACAATGGATAACTGCGATAGGGTTTATTGACATAAACATAACCCTATGGATTACGCTTAACCTACATCATATATCGTTAGCGCTGTGTGCATTTGTGTGTGATCGTAATGAGTTTTGTAATAGATATTTAAATTTTTACAAAATTAATTCATTGCCATTTATCAGATTTTTGAAAGCTTATTCTATCCTTATTTGTTGGAATCCCAGAATTTACTTTTTCCCATATGCCATTTTTAAATATTTCGTATTGTTCAAAGGCAACAGGCAATCCGTTTGCAGTAGCTATGTCACTACTATCCATAAGTTGAAAATGCAAATGCGGAGCAAAGGAGTTACCTGAATGACCAACTCTACCAATAACTTCACCTTTTTTTACACGCTGACCAACTGAAACCTGAATGGACCCTGTTTGAAGATGGACTAATCCAGCATATACATTGTCGGCACATTCTAAAATAATGTAGTTGCCAGCAACTGATTGTATGTCGTCTTTTTTCGGATCGAAATAACGAGCATTTTTATAAGCGTTAGATATATCTGAAAGCAATTTCGTTCTTTTTCGTTCTTTATAACCATCTTCTGCTTGGAGAATGATCCCCTCACAAGGAGCATATACTTCTTGCCCCCAGCAATAATATTCATCTAAGGGAATTCCGAAAAGTAGATAGTGCGCCAAACTAACGCGATAGGCGGGCCAGCCCTTTCTTTCCCAATCCACTTGAATAAAGTCATAAGCATATCTTGATCCTAATTGGTTTGTGCCATGACTTGGAATTTTTGTCCCTGGCGTGTTAGGAGAGTACCATTCTCCTCTCAAAGGAAACTCTACAATTATCGGCTCACGCGCGTCAATCATCTCATATCCCTCTCCTCCGTCGATTCTTTACCTACATAATTGAAAATGACTAATCCTACAAGGGCAATTCCCAGTATAGTACTGATACGTACAGGCATGCGTTTTTACTTAACCCTTATTCCTTACTTGACGTGTAGAATAGTTTTCTAAGTTCAACAAAATATCCATCAAGTTTTTCAACAACGAATTCATAGTTCAAAGCCGGAGATTCTGAATTTCTAATATCATCTACTATTTCATTAGTAAATCCAATAGTAGACCAAAATATAAACTGCTTGCACTTTTCTATATCCAGCTCCTTTCTAAACTTAGCTTCATCTATTTCATCAAATAATTTGGGACAACAGCTTGAACGTTCTTTGCGCGATCTATTTTCGAGTTCCTCATTAATCTCGTTGGAATTAGTGGTTCGTGAAAGTTTATTAAACTCTAAAATCCAAGGGTACTTTTCCGATAATTTAAGTTGCAAAAGATATGATTGACGCAGTCTGTCAAAAATATCCTTTTCATTATAATTCATTAATTCAACATATTCCTTTTTAATTAAATCAGAGAAGTAATCATACACAACAAGAAAAAGCTCCTGCTTGCTACTTACATAGTGGAACATAAGGGCTTTGGAAATTCCCGTTTTTTTTGCTATTACATTTGTTGAAGCGTTGTCATAACCCTGTGAAGAAAATTCTTTTAACGCTGCATTTAGAATCGCGTCCCTTCTTTTAGAGTCTAAATCTAATAATTTAGTCAACATCTGTCACTCCTTAATAAGAAACGTAATTAACCTATTAGGTCAATTTCATTATAGGGTTATTTACCTGAAAGGTCAACGAATGTGTTAGTTAAACAAGAATTAAACAATTTTATTATGAAATTTTGAGTGTCCTACAAAACTTTAAACTCCCGATCCAGGACAGCTAATGGAATTGATTATCCTGGAACAAAAAAGACACACCTTCGTTGTTTTTAACAACAATGAATAGTGTGTCTTACTCGATAAATAATCAGGCTACTAAAGTCCATAAAACAAAAACAACATCAAATCGTTGGACTTTCCTCTTTCCTTGGCGGCCTTGGTCCAAAGAACTGATAATAGTCGGTTTTAATATTTCCGTTATACAATTTTCGTTTTTTATTTGCTTGTTTCCCGTACAGTTTTTCAAACCCTTCGTGAGAAGTAAGCAAGTAAACAGACCACGTATCATGTAACGCCATTACACGCCCCATGTCTCTATACATTTGCTCCACTTCATCTCGTTCCCCTAGACGTTCTCCATAGGGAGGATTTGCAACGACAATGCCGTATGAACCTTTATGACGAAAATCACTAATTTGCATCTGTTTAAAGGAAATCAAATCCCCAAACCCTGCTTCCATCGCATTCCCTTTTGCAAGTTCAATCGATCGATGGTCGATATCAGAGCCCATGATATCTAATTTCTGATCATAGTTCGCTAAATCTTCAACTTCCTGCCTAGCTTGATTCCAGCGCTCATCACCTATCCAATGCCACTCTTCGGATACAAAGTCTCGATTAAATCCAGGCGCGATGTTTTGTCCAATCATAGCAGCTTCAATAGCAAGAGTACCTGAACCACAAAAAGGGTCTGCAAATGGTCTGTCTTGATCCCAAGTAGTTAATTGAATCATCGCCGCAGCAAGCGTTTCTTTTAACGGAGCTTGATTATGAAGTGCCCGATAGCCACGTTTATGTAAACCTTGTCCACTTGCGTCAATCGTTAATGTTGCAACGTCTTTTAATAAAGCAATTTCTATCCGAAAAAACGGTCCATCTTCATCAAACCACTCGCGTTTGTATTTCTTTTTCATGCTTTCAACGACTGCTTTTTTTACAATTGCTTGGCAATCTGATACACTAAAAAGCTTTGACTTTACTGAACGTCCAATGACAGGAAACTCCGCATCAGGAGGAAGTAAATCTGCCCAAGGTAAAGCCTTTGTTTTTTCAAAAAGCTCATCAAAGCTAAATGCTTTAAATTCCCCCACTCGAACTTTAATCCGGTCGGCAGTTCTAAGCCAAAGGTTTGCTCGTGGAATGGCGCTTAAATCAGCTTCAAAAAGCACACGCCCATTCTCAACGGTAACCTCTGTGTATCCAAGATCTTTTATTTCCCTCGCACAAATAGCTTCAAGACCCATTGTTGTTGTTGCAATAAGTGTCACTTTATCCATATGTCCATAACTCCCTTTGGTTCCATCCAATTAATGCAGCAAATAGCCGCCTTGCGCATATGCAGTAATGGCACCTATAACAGCCACTACGCCAAATCCAAGTATAGATATTGTTGCTATCCGTTTTGATGAATCTGATCGATGGTACAAATAAACAACACCCATATAAAAAGCAAACATAACAAGAAGAAACAATCCACCTGTACCAATTAAATAGCCTTGTATGGCAAATCCAATTACATTTAAAACAAATAGAAGCGTACCAATTATATACATCACTTTTGCTTGATTCATTTTAGAACAATCCTCCTACAATTCATTTACTTTAGTGTACCAGAAACCAAATAAAAAAACCCTTTACAAGGGTTTTAACTCGCTTATAAATTCATCTGCACGCCATCAATAAGCCATGTTCTGTACTTTTGTACTGCAAACGGTGATGAACCTCGTACTCCAGTGGTAACCATCTATCTACGAACCTAATCGTTCTTTTAGTTCTGTTCAGTTCCAGACTAAAAAATGCCCCTACCATTGTTTGGGTTTCTCGCTCGTGGGGTTTACCTCGTTCCACTCTACCCGTTTCCAGGCAGACTTCGTCACTGTGGCACTTTCAAGGAGTGTGTACCATATCTTATAAAAAACGTAGGTACTTCTCCTGCCGTCAACTAACTTTTAGCTGCCCTAGCTTATGAATTGGCTAGGCACGAACACTACCAGCATCTCAGCTGGTGCGAGCATGGACTTTCCTCTACGCTCATCGCGCAGCGGCTACCTTTTGGCATGTTTGTTCATAAGCGACCTTTGTATTATAACGCACAATGTAAACTTTCGCAATGCTTACTAGTAGATTCGTTTCGGCTCTCGAATGGCCAACCTGGCAAGTTCATCTGCTTTTTTATTTTGTTTACTCGGTACCCACTTTATGAAAAAAAGCTCGAATGCATCTATTTTTTCCAAAACCTCTGTTAGATACGTAGCAAATAATTTATTTTTCACATAGCGCTTATCGATGCAGTCACTAACCAGTTTAGAATCTGTACGAGCAGAGACATGTTTAAACCCTTTATCCAAACAAAGGGAAAGCGCAATGTTCAAAGCAGCAAACTCTGCTTCATGGTTTGTCATTTCACCTAAATGATAACGATGCTCACTAACATGACCGTCGTTCTGAACAATAACAATTCCCGCACCTGAAACCCCAGGATCACCAGCACTTGCTCCATCCGTATATAAATGAATCATCAAACAAAACCTATTCGTACATTTTGCTGCCAAAAACTTTTTTCTCTAAGTTGGACAGACGCTGCAAGATGTCATAATTCGTGCTTCCTGCGGTTGGTTGACTAACAGGTTGGCTACGTTGTGGTCGTTCTACTTGTCGTTTTACTTCTTGTTTTAAATGTTCATTCTCTTTTTCTAAAAGTTCAACTTTCTTCTGAAACGCTTCATAATCCTGAATAACTGAATCTAAAAATTTATCTACCTCTTCTTGGCTATACCCTCGCATACCCACCTTAAAATCTTTATTCAATATTTCCTTTGCTGTTAACTTAATCTCGACTGTACTCATCCAAAATCACCTCATGTTCTATTCCTCAATACTTCTATTTTTTCAAAAGTCCAGCCTAAAGTCAATTTATACATATAGTCTTACATAAATTTTTACAGTATCCTTACCAATCACCTAAAGCCTCTTCTCGGGCCATCTCATCTATTTCTTCTGGAGAGATATAATAGACTGGTTTGTTTTGTGAAAGAGCAGAACGAACGTAAAAAGATGGTGATCCTTCTTTTTCTTCATCATATAGCACGAGCAATGCATCTGTTTTTTGAACTAAAAAATCATTTTTTTGTTTTAACTGTCCAGGATTTTCATATGGACGTTTAGAAATACATTCAACAAAATCTGCTTTTTCTAATCGTGATGCATATCGTTCTTTTGTGTTTTCCTGCCAATTCTCTTCTTGAGATTGAAATGGAGGTAAAATAGCAAGTCGTATTTGATGGTAGTCGCTTTCTCTTAATTCTGCTACAACGTCACATGCCCATTGCTCTACCCCTAATTGCCCACTCGTAATAAACCACTCTGTTCCCTCTTCTATAAATGGAATGAGTCTCTTTTTAATTGTTTTTTTTATAAGTTCGACGCCTGGGTGTTTTTCGCTAAACACGCCAAGTTCATGCGCTTTATAACCAGTTATAAGTAACGAATGAATAGCTTGTCCCTCCTTATTTGAAGTGTCAAGCGAGCTAACGTTCTGCTCGCTCAACAACTAGCAATTTTTATTTCTTGTACCCACTATATGGAGAAACATTTGATTGTTTCAAATTTGATGGTCCCATATTTTTTGGCTTCATGTTTGTTGGAGCCATATTGTTCGGCGCCCAATTTGATGGAGCCACATTGTTTTGCATTGGTTGTTCACAATACTGCTCATTTTTCACATGCTCCTGAACACTATCAGAATGCGGATAATGATGAACATGTTTGTATACATGATTCTTCACATGAGTTGTGTGAGAAGGATGAATTTCTGGCACAATATACTCCTGTGTACTTTGTACAACATTATGCTTTGTTGGGTGCACCACCGCTGGTAATTCACACGATTGTGTTGGAAGAGTTTGGTTACACTTTGGGCGTCGTGGTGGGCAACAATGATTTGGTCTCTTGTGGAACATAAGATAAAGTCCTCCTTTTTTGTTTTGAGTCATTAATACCTTATGTTGGTTCCTACACAGATGTACTAGTTGAAAAACCTATTTTTCATTGTTTTATTTACGAGTCCACCAACACACTGTCAAGAAAGTCGATAAAGTCATATTTCCCACGAATAAAGTCGTCTTATGCGCTTGCCCGGGAAATGACTTATTTATTGCTTTTTTGTTTTAACCTTTTTATTCGTTTAATCGATTCCATTCGTTCTTTACTAGTCGTTGACTCTCTAAGTGCTCGTTGAGCATAGTCCATTGCTTTATTAGGGTCCTTAAAATGATGTTCCGTTATTAGAGCGATTTCAGTTGCACTCTCCCAAGCATGGTAATCATTTTGTAAACAATCAAGAAAGCTACTGATTGCCTCAGTATATGCACGCTTTTTTTTAAGTAAATATGCTTTTTTAAAACGTGCTGGATAACGCCATTCACTCTGTTTTAATTCAACCTCATTAAACAACGCCAGTGCCTGCTCGCTCTCTCCCGTCGATTCATACCAACGTGCAATTTCGTACTGTTCCTTATCCGTTGAATAGTCACTTGCCCCTAAAATCGTTTCTGTTAATTTAGCATAAAGAGCAATTAAAGAGAGAACATCTATTTCGTGGTGCGTTAAAACACTTTTAATAAAAGAAGGATCTCCTTCTCGAACAAAATCAAAATACAACATCGGCACAAGGTAAGACGGCGTATCATCATGTCGTTTAATTGCTAGTTTTTCTGATTCAAGAGTACTCAAATTACATGAAGGTAACGTGTCTTTCCAAAGGCGCCGTGATCCATGAAGTAAATCAAAATGCCCGAACTTAGGTAAAGCAGGTACTGCATCACGTAAATAAGCGTGCCTTGTTTTTAAACGAGGCCAATCAAATGCTTTTCCATTAAAACTAACGAGATGATCCATGCCCTTTACATCTGCTAAAAAGAAATGATACAAAGCTGGTTCTGCTTCTGGACCAGAAAGTAAATATTGGCGTACTCGAACGCCTGTATCTGTGAATGACGCATAACCTAACAAGAACATTTGTGTACCAGCTCCACTGCTTAAGCCGGTCGTTTCTGTATCAAAAAAAATCAACTTTGATAGCGGCAACCCTTTTTTTGAAAGAGGATGCTTTAAGTTACTTGTGTCCCAACGATTTAAGATCTCTTTCATTTCAGCAAAAGACTGATCACCATGTTGAACACCATATGAATACTCTTTTTCTCGTATAAAACAAATCATTGAATCAAACACATGTGCATGTGTTTCAATTTGAGCCCACGTATCCTCATGGTCCTTTAGTTGCTGCTGATCTGCTTCCAGTTCTTGCTCTTGTTTAGGATGGGACGATAGATGAGATTCGAATCGTTTTATTTTTGATTTAATGGACATTTTTTCTCCTTTCTTCATCTTATTACGGTGCGTGAAATTTAATGGCTATCATCATCTTTACAAACATGCTTTACTAATTTTTTAACAATCATTTTTATATTGCGTTCACTTGATGCACTACCGATACACGCTGGGCAACCTGCTTCACATCCACAGGAATCAAGGAGAGCTTCTACATGACCAAAAACAGCTTCGGTACGTGCGTAAATCTCCTTAGCTAAACCTATTCCCCCTGGATATGAATCATAGATGAAAATCGTTGGCAGCTCTGAGTGCTCTGCTTTAATTTGTGGCACCACGCGAATGTCACCTCGATCACACATCACATGAACCGGAGCAGCATGATGGAGTAAGTTAGCTAGTCCCACAAGTGCCTGATCAAGCCAGTCTTGTCCAATTTCATTTAATACCATCAAATGAAAAGACAGCCACATTGCGTTTGTATGCAATTCCTCTTCTGGTAAATGGATAGGACCAGACCCAATATTCTCCATTGATGTTAATCGAAGCTTTTTGAAAATCGTCGCTTTACCAGTTACGCTCACATCACCAAAAGATACACTTGCCTTTTCTTCATGACGTGACTCATCTTCTTCGAGAACTCGTAACGAGACGGCCAGATTTGCATCGGTGAAATATTCAACTTGTACTTCTCGCACAAAGGCTTTTTTCTCATCCCAATCTAAGTATTCCACTTGATATTGAACACCTTGGTGTAAATAAATCGCTTCATCATGAAGGAGTGTCATGGCACTAAACCGGTCCATCTCTCCAATTACAATATGGTTTGTGACGTCTGACTGATCTATAATGACTACATTCTCTTGTGAGGCAGAACGTAAACTTATACCATGTGCTGGAAAAGCATCATTCATCCAATACCATTTATTTGCTTTAAAGTGCACCACATGTTGTTCTGCTAAGTAATCCAAATAATCATCAACAATCTCCCCACCAAATGTATCTCCTGAACAAAAAGGAAGTTCATAGGCTGCGCATTTTAAATGATCAATAAAGATT
This window encodes:
- the gpsB gene encoding cell division regulator GpsB, which codes for MSTVEIKLTAKEILNKDFKVGMRGYSQEEVDKFLDSVIQDYEAFQKKVELLEKENEHLKQEVKRQVERPQRSQPVSQPTAGSTNYDILQRLSNLEKKVFGSKMYE
- a CDS encoding THUMP domain-containing class I SAM-dependent RNA methyltransferase, with translation MDKVTLIATTTMGLEAICAREIKDLGYTEVTVENGRVLFEADLSAIPRANLWLRTADRIKVRVGEFKAFSFDELFEKTKALPWADLLPPDAEFPVIGRSVKSKLFSVSDCQAIVKKAVVESMKKKYKREWFDEDGPFFRIEIALLKDVATLTIDASGQGLHKRGYRALHNQAPLKETLAAAMIQLTTWDQDRPFADPFCGSGTLAIEAAMIGQNIAPGFNRDFVSEEWHWIGDERWNQARQEVEDLANYDQKLDIMGSDIDHRSIELAKGNAMEAGFGDLISFKQMQISDFRHKGSYGIVVANPPYGERLGERDEVEQMYRDMGRVMALHDTWSVYLLTSHEGFEKLYGKQANKKRKLYNGNIKTDYYQFFGPRPPRKEESPTI
- a CDS encoding spore coat protein; its protein translation is MFHKRPNHCCPPRRPKCNQTLPTQSCELPAVVHPTKHNVVQSTQEYIVPEIHPSHTTHVKNHVYKHVHHYPHSDSVQEHVKNEQYCEQPMQNNVAPSNWAPNNMAPTNMKPKNMGPSNLKQSNVSPYSGYKK
- a CDS encoding ribonuclease H-like domain-containing protein — its product is MSIKSKIKRFESHLSSHPKQEQELEADQQQLKDHEDTWAQIETHAHVFDSMICFIREKEYSYGVQHGDQSFAEMKEILNRWDTSNLKHPLSKKGLPLSKLIFFDTETTGLSSGAGTQMFLLGYASFTDTGVRVRQYLLSGPEAEPALYHFFLADVKGMDHLVSFNGKAFDWPRLKTRHAYLRDAVPALPKFGHFDLLHGSRRLWKDTLPSCNLSTLESEKLAIKRHDDTPSYLVPMLYFDFVREGDPSFIKSVLTHHEIDVLSLIALYAKLTETILGASDYSTDKEQYEIARWYESTGESEQALALFNEVELKQSEWRYPARFKKAYLLKKKRAYTEAISSFLDCLQNDYHAWESATEIALITEHHFKDPNKAMDYAQRALRESTTSKERMESIKRIKRLKQKSNK
- a CDS encoding TetR/AcrR family transcriptional regulator, with amino-acid sequence MTKLLDLDSKRRDAILNAALKEFSSQGYDNASTNVIAKKTGISKALMFHYVSSKQELFLVVYDYFSDLIKKEYVELMNYNEKDIFDRLRQSYLLQLKLSEKYPWILEFNKLSRTTNSNEINEELENRSRKERSSCCPKLFDEIDEAKFRKELDIEKCKQFIFWSTIGFTNEIVDDIRNSESPALNYEFVVEKLDGYFVELRKLFYTSSKE
- a CDS encoding M23 family metallopeptidase; protein product: MIDAREPIIVEFPLRGEWYSPNTPGTKIPSHGTNQLGSRYAYDFIQVDWERKGWPAYRVSLAHYLLFGIPLDEYYCWGQEVYAPCEGIILQAEDGYKERKRTKLLSDISNAYKNARYFDPKKDDIQSVAGNYIILECADNVYAGLVHLQTGSIQVSVGQRVKKGEVIGRVGHSGNSFAPHLHFQLMDSSDIATANGLPVAFEQYEIFKNGIWEKVNSGIPTNKDRISFQKSDKWQ
- a CDS encoding DUF1273 domain-containing protein, whose product is MSEQNVSSLDTSNKEGQAIHSLLITGYKAHELGVFSEKHPGVELIKKTIKKRLIPFIEEGTEWFITSGQLGVEQWACDVVAELRESDYHQIRLAILPPFQSQEENWQENTKERYASRLEKADFVECISKRPYENPGQLKQKNDFLVQKTDALLVLYDEEKEGSPSFYVRSALSQNKPVYYISPEEIDEMAREEALGDW
- a CDS encoding ribonuclease HI family protein, with translation MIHLYTDGASAGDPGVSGAGIVIVQNDGHVSEHRYHLGEMTNHEAEFAALNIALSLCLDKGFKHVSARTDSKLVSDCIDKRYVKNKLFATYLTEVLEKIDAFELFFIKWVPSKQNKKADELARLAIREPKRIY